The segment GAGCCGTAACCTCGACCTCTTCTTCATGAGCCCCGCCCAGATACGGGAGGTCGTTTTCGAGTGCGCCTGCGGCTCTGACGTGGGTGTGATCGAGGCGGCCATGGGGCTCTTCGACGGCCTTGATGTCGAGGGGAGCGGCTCGTCGGCGAAGATCGCCTGCGAAACGGCGACGCCTGTGGTGCTCGTCGTCGATGTGACGCGTATGACCAGGACGGCTGCTGCGCTTGTGCTGGGATGCCAGACGTTCGATCCCGCTGTTACGATCGCGGGCGTGATCCTCAACAAGGTGCGCGGAAAGCGCCAACGCGATCTTGTGACTGAGGCGATCGAGCGGTACTGCGGCATACCCGTTGTCGGGGCGGTGCCGAAAGACGCGCTGATGACCGTGCCGGACCGGCATCTGGGGCTTGTGACGAGCGCCGAGTCGGCCGAGCGCGATCGCGTGCTCGACGGGATCGCCGAGGTGATCGAGGCCTCCGTCGACCTCGACGCCGTGCTGGCCATCGCTCGCGCAGCCGAGCCGCTTGCCGGGGAAGGCTTCGGCGGTGGTGCCGGTGCGGTGGGGGAGCGCGGGCGGCCTGGTGCGGCCAGCGCCCCCGATTGCGCACGGGAGATGCATGCTCCGGCGGCCCCTGGGCAACCTTGTGCGACCAGCGCTGTACCCCCCGAGCAACCCTGTGCGACCATCGCCGTGATGCGCGACCAGGGGACGCACGCTGCGGCGACTCCCGAGCAATTGTGCGCGACAACCGCTGTGCCCCCCGAGCAATCCCGCACGACCATCGCCGTGATGCGCGACCAGGTGTTCTCGTTCTACTATCCCGAAAACCTCGCCGCGCTCGAGCGGGCCGGTGCGCAGCTTCGGTTCGTGCAGAGCCTCGGCGACGAAGCACTGCCTGAAGAGGTCGACGGACTCTACATAGGGGGCGGCTTTCCCGAGGAGTTCGCCGCCGAGCTCGAGGCGAACGAAGCGTTGCGGCGAAGCATCCGCAGCCGTGCCGAGGCCGGTTTGCCGATATTCGCCGAATGCGGCGGCCTCATGTATCTGGGGCGCACGCTTCGCTGCGGCGACGCTGTGTTTGAGATGGTGGGGGCTCTCGGATTGGACACGGTCATGCACGACCGGCAGACCGCGCACGGCTACGCGCAGGGTGTCATCGAAGAGCCGTGCGCCTGGCTTTCGCCGGGTACCGTGCTCGTCGGGCACGAACACCACCACTCCCAAGCGGTGAACCTCGATCCCGACCTGTGCCTTTCATGCAACCTTGGGCGCGGGAACGGCATCGCCGAAGGCCGTGACGGCGCGTGCGCACACACGGTCGTGGCCGGGTACCTCCACGTGAACGCTCTCGCATCGCCCGGATGGGCCCCGAGCTTCGTTGCCGCAGCGCAGGCGTACCGGGAGCGGAAGCGTAGGTAGTAGGGCTCGGTATGCTGCGCTTGGCGGACTTCGAAGGTTTGCAGGCGCTCGGACTCCCGACCCGCACCCGATCCGTCCTCGCCGGGCGATCCTCTTGGCAGGGATCGTGCCATATGGCACGATTGTGGTCCCGCTATCCTCGTTCATTTCGGCAAGCGAGGAATCGTTTTCGCATAACACCTGATCAGATCGGTATCATTTTTCTCAAAGGATATTATTCTTCATTACGGACCATGCCAAATGGCATGATGTTTGTTCGAGGCGGAGCTCGGCTTTTAAAGGCTATGATCGATAAGAATCGGATATGCCCTTAAAAAGCGGATGTAGCCATAAAAAGCGCATATACCCTCAAAAAGCGGCGGCCACCTTTGGTGCACGCTTTCCGACCTTCAGTACACGTTTTCCGATGAAGTGTTGCGTTTTTCAGGCCCTCGGGAAGGGATGCAAGACCCGGAAGCGGCACCCGTGGGAAGCTCGAATCGGCGCGAGCCGATGATCAGGCGTTATAGCCGAAGCGAAAGCAGCCGCCGCCGAAGAGGGATCCCGGAGCGCAACACTTGGCGAGAAACTGTGTATTTGGAAGGCACCTCGCTGTCGAACCGGGATGGACACGATCTGCGGAGCGCCTCACGGCGATCT is part of the Raoultibacter phocaeensis genome and harbors:
- a CDS encoding cobyrinate a,c-diamide synthase, which produces MRGDEKASSAAIPRIMIAAPHGRSGKTVITLGLLRALRRRGLLVQPFKKGPDYIDPGWHAAAVGGVSRNLDLFFMSPAQIREVVFECACGSDVGVIEAAMGLFDGLDVEGSGSSAKIACETATPVVLVVDVTRMTRTAAALVLGCQTFDPAVTIAGVILNKVRGKRQRDLVTEAIERYCGIPVVGAVPKDALMTVPDRHLGLVTSAESAERDRVLDGIAEVIEASVDLDAVLAIARAAEPLAGEGFGGGAGAVGERGRPGAASAPDCAREMHAPAAPGQPCATSAVPPEQPCATIAVMRDQGTHAAATPEQLCATTAVPPEQSRTTIAVMRDQVFSFYYPENLAALERAGAQLRFVQSLGDEALPEEVDGLYIGGGFPEEFAAELEANEALRRSIRSRAEAGLPIFAECGGLMYLGRTLRCGDAVFEMVGALGLDTVMHDRQTAHGYAQGVIEEPCAWLSPGTVLVGHEHHHSQAVNLDPDLCLSCNLGRGNGIAEGRDGACAHTVVAGYLHVNALASPGWAPSFVAAAQAYRERKRR